Genomic window (Arcobacter aquimarinus):
ATGAAGGTAAAGCAGCATTAGCTGATGAAACAGGTGCTGATGTTGAGCCTGTAACAGTTGAAGAAACTGAAGCTTTAATTGCTGAAGCTGTAGCTGAAGGTGATGTAGAACTTACAGAGGAGGAGCAAGCATAATGGCAGGAGCAACTCCACAATTAATTAAAGAATTAAGAGAGATGACTGGTGCAGGAATGCTTGATTGTAAAAATGCACTTAACGAAACTGGTGGTGATTTAGATAAAGCTGTTCAAGTTTTAAGAGAAGCAGGACTTGGAAAAGCTGCAAAAAAAGCTGGAAATGTTGCTGCTGAAGGATTAATCTCTGTTTTAGTAAATGCAGATAATACAAAAGCTACAATTTTAGAATTAAATTCACAAACAGATTTTGTTGCTAAAAATGAAAATTTCATTAATATTACAAAAGAAATCACTTCTTTTGCACAAAATAATGGAATTGAAGATGCAGCTGCTTTAGCTTCTTCTACAATTAATGGACAAGATTTCGCTACTTATTTAAATGAAAAAATTGCAACAATTGGTGAAAATTTAGTTGCAAGAAAATTAACTACTGTATCTGGACAAGTTGTTAATGGTTATGTTCATGCAACAGGAAGAGTAGGGGTTGTTTTAGCTGCTACTTGTGATGAAGCTGTTAAAGATAAAGCTGCTACTTTATTAAGAAATATTGCAATGCATGCATCTGCTATGAAACCAACAGTTATTTCATATAAAGATTTAGATCCTGCTTTTGTAGAGTCTGAAAATAAAGCTATTGTTGCTGAAATTATTGCAGAAAATGATGAATTAAAAAGATTAGGAAAACCATTAAAGAAAATTCCTGAATTTGTTTCTAAATCTCAATTAACAGATGAAGCTATTGCTGCTGCAAAAACTAGATTTGAAGAAGAATTAAGAGCAGCTGGTAAACCAGAAAAAATTTGGGCAAATATCATTCCTGGACAAATTGAAAGATATATTACTGATAATACTCAATTAGATGGAAGATTTGCACTTTTATCTCAAGCTTATGTAATGGATGATAAAAAAACTGTTGAGCAAGCAATTGCTGAAGTTGATGCTTCTATTAAAATTACTGAGTATATTAGATTTGAACTTGGTGAAGGTATTGAGAAGAAAGAAGAAGATTTTGCGGCAGAAGTTGCAAAACAAATGGGTAAATAATATAGTTTACCAAACTATGTAAAATAAAAAATAAAAGGGAATTTGTGATGAGTCAAGCTAATAAAACGGATGTACTCATTGCAGAGGAACTTTTACTTCAAGCTAATAACTTATCTCATAAATTTGATTATGAACTTTTCAGAGATATTAATCTTTCGTTATACAAAAAAGAATCTATAGCTATTATTGGTACAAGTGGTAGTGGGAAATCTACTTTCTTAAATATTTTGTCTTCACTTTTAAAACCAACTTCTGGAAATGTTGTTTTTAAAAGTAAAGATATGTACTCAATTAAACAAAATGAACTTTTAAGAATTAGAAGAGATGACTTTGGTATAATATTTCAAGCACACTATCTTTTTAGAGGTTTTTCAGCAATTGAAAATTTGGAAATAGCTACACTATTAAGTGGTGAAAAAATAGATGAAAAACTATTAAAAGCACTTAATATTGATTATGTTATTAATCAAGGTGTGGGAGAATTAAGTGGTGGTCAACAACAAAGACTTTCAATAGCAAGAGTATTAACAAAAAAACCTAAAATTATATTTGCAGATGAACCAACTGGTAATTTAGATAAAGATACTGCAAATATTGTTATGAATACGTTATTTAATTATATAGAGAATAATAATGCAGGTTTAATTCTTGTGACCCATGAAAATGAACTTGCTATGAAATGTAATAAAGTCTATAAATTAGAAGATTTAAAATTGCAGGAGATAAAGTGAAATTATTATTAATATGTGAAACTGCAATTATTGAACATATTTTTACTTTAGTTTGTAAAAGATTGAATATAGATTTATCTATTCAAAAAACAACTACAATTACTGATAAATTTGATGTTATAGTTGTTGATCAAAATTTTATTGATGATAAATTTAATTCTTTTAAACAATTTACAAAAAAATTAGCAGCTATTAGTTCAGAGGAATTGCCTTTTGATAAATCAAGAGATTTTATTATTCCAAGACCTTTTTTACCAACTAAATTAGAATCATTATTAATCGAACAAAAAGAAATTATAAAAGAAGAGGAAGAGTATGAGAAAAATAGAAAAGTGACTACTTTTACCTCTTATGATTTAGATGAAAATGATGAAGAAGTTACTATTCCTGTAGTAAATTATATAAGTAATTTAGAAGAAGAAAATAACTCTTCTTTAGATGATGAAGATTATAATTTTGATGAGGGAGATGAAAGCATTGTATCTTTAGAAAGTTTAAATACAGGAGGAGTTTTAGACTCTTCAGAATTAACTAGAATAAATGATATTTTGAGGGAAGATTCTATTCAAAATGAAATAAATCTTGAAAAAAATGATTGGAAAGATATCTCTTCTATAATTGATGATGCCTTAGCAGAAGTAAAAGAGTATGAGTTTGACTTAAAAGAGCCAATGGTGAAACCATACAATTTAATTTTAAGTAATTTTAATATTAATGAGTTAAGACCTTTATTGGAAAAGTTAGATCAATCAATAATTGATAAACTTTCAAGTGGTGATACAGTTGATATAAGAATCAGCTTAAAGGATAAATAGTGATTGATGAAAAAAAAGGTGCAATTTTAATACTTTCAGGCCCTAGTGGTTGCGGAAAATCTACTTTATTAAAAGAAGTTTATAAAGATATTACAGATTATTATTTTTCAATTTCAACAACTACAAGAGCTCCAAGAATTGGTGAAAAAGATGGAGTTGATTATTTTTTTGTTACAAAAGAAGAATTTGAAAAAGATATAGAAAATGATGATTTTTTAGAGTATGCAAAAGTTCATGATAATTATTATGGGACTTCTTTAAAGCCTATTAAAAAAGCATTAGATGAGGGGAAATTAGTTATTTTTGATATTGATGTTCAAGGACATGAAATTGTAAGAACAAAATTAGATTCTATTGTAACATCAGTTTTTATAACAACACCTTCTTTAAAAGTTTTAGAAAGTAGATTAAATAGTAGAAATACTGATAGTAGTGAAATAATTGAAAAAAGAATAAAAAATGCAAAAGGTGAAGTTGAATATTTTCAAAATTATGATTATTTGATTATAAATGATGATTTGCAAATAGCAGCTAAACAACTTGTTTGTATTGCAAATATTGCTAGAATAAAGAGTAAACTTTTTGATAATAATAAAATAATATCAACTTGGTTAGAAAACTAACTTTTCAGTTGATATTATCATAACTTAAAGGTTTTTCGAAGTAATAACCTTGACAGAAATCTATATTTAAGTCTTTAATTTTGTTGTAAATATCTTCATTTGAAACATACTCAGCAACTGTTTTTACTTTGAATTCTTTTGAAAAATTTGCTATTGTATTTACAATAATCTCTAAATCTTTTGAACTATTTATTTTCTCAATTAATGAACCATCAATTTTTACGAAATCAATATCAAGTAGTGTTAATAGATTAAAATTCGAATATCCAGCCCCAAAGTCATCAACACCAACTATACAGTTAAACTTTCTAACTTCAGAAATAAATTTTGATACTTCATTAAAATCTGAAATCTCTTCTGATTCTAGAATTTCAAACTCTAAGAATTGACTATAATCTTTGTTTTTTTCTAAAGTTTCATAAATAAATGAAGTTGTTTCAACATTTGCAATATCATCAAAAGATATATTTACTGATACTCTTTTATTTTTATTTATGATAAGTTTAAATGCATCTTGAAGTACTATTTTTATTATATTTGGATAAAGTTTTGTTTTTTTAGCAACGTTTATAAAATTATATGGAGCTATCTCAAGACCTTCTTTAGTAACATATCTAATAAGAGCTTCATACTTATAAACTTCTTTTGTTTTTGTATTAACTATAGGCTGAAAATATGCCTGAAAAAGATTTTCTCTAAATCCAACTTTTAGTTGCTTAACCCATTTTATATTTTCTTCAAAAGATTGTTGTATTTTAAATGATTCGTTATAAATCATAATTCTTTGAAGTTTAGTTCTTGCATAGTTTATTACTCTTTGAGAGTATTTAAAGGCTCTTGAACCATCTCCTTGAGCAATTCCTATTGTAATATTTATATCTATTTCATCTTCATCTATCAATAAAGACTCTTTTTCTATTTTATCTGCAAAACTTTTACATAAATCGTAGAATTTATCTATATCTTGATTTTTCATTTTTGCAACAATTGCAAATTTATCGGCTTCAATTCTATAAACTAAATACTCTTCTTCATCAAAATAATCTTTTAATTTTCTAGCCAATTCAAAAAGAATTGTATCTCCGATATTTTCTCCAAACAAATCATTTATAGTAGAAAATTCATCAATATCTAACAATGCCATTAAATCAATATTTGTTTCATCTAAATCTTTTTTTAGTTTATTTCTATTTGGTAAGTTTGTTAATTTATCAGTATATAAATCTTTTAATTCATGATAAATAAGAGATTGAGACATAACTTGTAAAAGTTTTGCTATATCTATAGGTTTTAAAACATATTTATCAACACCAATATCAATAGCTTCAAGTAAATACTCTTTATTTGAAAAAGCTGTTGCCACTATTATTGGAATATTTATATTGATTTTTTTTATCTCTTTTACCATATCCAATCCATTTAAAATTGGCATATTAACATCGGTGATGATTAAATCAATCTCTTTTTCATGTTTTTTAAAAAGCTCTAGTCCTTCTTGACCATTTTGAGCTACATATTGCTTTTTGGTGAATCCCTTTAAAATTTGATGGGTAACTTCTCTTAAGTCTTTCTCATCTTCAGCATATAAAATAGTTATATTTTTTAGTATCGAAATGTTATTTATCATTATTAAGAGTCTCTCCAAAATTATTAAGATATAATATCATAAATAACTTAATATCTAAGCTATAAACTGAGCCTTAGATACTTTTTTCTAGTAGGAGTCTTTTTGTCTAAAATCAAATGTAATCATTGTCATTTAGAATTTGAAGAAAATATAATGATAAAAGAAAATGATTTAAATTTTTGTTGTAAGGGGTGTCAAGGTGTTTATCATCTTCTAAAAAATGATGGGTTGGACTCTTTTTATGAAAAACTAGGAAATAAAACAATTGCTCCTCCTATTGAATTAAATAATGATGATATTTCAAAATTTGATTCTTTAAATTTTTTAGACAATTATGTAAGTGCTACAAATGAAGGATTTTCTCAGATTGATTTAATTATTGAAGGAATTCATTGTGCTGCTTGTATTTGGTTGAATGAAAAGATTCTTTATGATACAAAAGGAATAGTTGAAGCAAATATCAATTTTACAACAAATAAAGCACGAATTATTTGGGATGATGAAAAACTAAAACTTTCAGAAATTATTTTAAAAATCAGGTCGATTGGATACAATGCTTATGCTTATGATTCAAGTGTAGCTGATGTACAAGCATCAAAAGCAAAAAGAGATTATTTTATTCGCATGATGGTAGCTGTTGTTTGTAGTATGAATATCATGATGTTAAGTGTTGCTAAATATACTGGGTTTTTTACTGGAATTTCTAAAGAAGTAAAAGATATGATTCACATAGGTGAATTTTTACTTTCAACTCCAGTTTTATTTTATAGTGGATGGATATTTTTTAAAGGTGCTTATTATGGTTTAAAAAATCGTATGATAAATATGGATTTTTTAGTTGCCACGGGAGCTACTTCTACTTATATTTATTCATTATTTATTCTTTTTGGTGCAAAAGGAGAAAGTTATTTTGATTCAGTATCCATGATTATTACTTTTGTTTTGGTTGGAAAATATTTAGAAGTAATAGGAAAAAAATCAGCTATCGATACTTTGGATAAAATAAAATCAACCCTACCTTTAGAAGCAGTTGTAATAAAAGATAATCAAAGAAAAGTAGTAGCTTTAAATAGTTTAAATATTGGTGACATTATTGAAATAAAAGCAGGAGAAAAAGTACCAGTTGATGGTAAGATAGTTTTTGGTTCAGGTTCTTTTGATGAATCTACTTTAACAGGTGAATCTATACCTATATATAAAAAAGTTAATGATACAGTTTATAGTGGAACTATAAATATTGATTCTTTAGTTCAATTTGAAGTTACAAAAAGTTTTAAAAATTCTACTTTTTCTTCTATAGTAGCTTTACTTGAAGATTCTTTAAATTCAAAACCTGCAATTCAAACAAAAGCTGCTGAAATTTCAAAAGGTTTTAGTATCACAATTTTGAGTTTAGCTTTTGCAACTTTTGTTGTTTGGTATTTTTTTGGTTTAGATTTAGGATTTGATTATGAAGGAACAGATACTTTTGAAAGGTCATTTATTGTTGCTGTTTCTGTTGTAGTAATAGCTTGTCCTTGTGCTTTAGCGCTTGCAACTCCAATGGCAAGTTTGATAGGAATATCAGAGCTTGCTAAAAAGGGATTACTTTTCAAAGAAGCTAAGTTTATCGAAACTTTAGCTTCAGCTAATTGTGTGGTATTTGATAAAACAGGAACTTTAACAAAAGGTGAATTAAGTGTAGTTAAAGCTAGATTTTTGGATGAAAATATCTATAAAATACAACTTTTATATTCATTGTTAAATGCTTCAAAACATCCTGTTAGTATTTCTATAAAAAAATATTTAGAATCAAAATATGAAAATCTTGAAATAAAAAATCTTCAAAATGTAAAAAATATAGAAGCAAAAGGAATGAGTGCTATTTATAAAAATATAGAAGATAAAGAGTTTGAAATAATTGGTGGAAATGTTGAGTTATTAAGGGAATTTGAAATAAATTATAAATTTGATTCTTCAAAAACAGTTTATTTGTTTGCTATAAATAAAAAAGTAATTGCAACTTTTGAACTTGAAGATAAAATAAAAGATGATGCAAAAGAGATTATAGAATACCTTCAAAATAAAAATATTGATGTTGTTATGTTAACAGGTGATAATGAGCAAGTTGCTTCAAAAATTGCAAAAGAGTTAAATATTAAAAAATATTTTGCTAAACAAACACCTGTTTCAAAAGCAAATTTTATAAAAGAATTAAAAAAAGAGAATAAAATAGTTGTAATGGTTGGTGATGGAGTAAATGATAGTGTAGCTTTGACTAATTCAGATGTTGCTGTTGCCATGGGAAGTTCAGCTGATATTTCACTTGCTGTTTCTGATATTGTTTTATTAAATTCAACATTAAAATCATTAAAAGAGGCATTTGAAATCTCTAATAAAACATATAAATATATAAAACAAAACTTATCTTTATCAATAATATACAATATAGTTACAATTCCCCTTGCTATGGCTGGATATGTTATTCCATTAATTGCAGCTCTTTCGATGAGTTTAAGTTCTTTAATGGTTGTATTAAATTCACTTAGAATAAAAATGAAATAAGATTTTAAAAATTGAAAATGAGGATAAAAAATGATAAATGACACACTTTTTTTTATGTTGATTGTAGGAATAATAATCTCAGCAGGACTTTTACTTTTATTTATTTGGGCTGCAAGAAGTGGTCAGTTTGATGATGCAAATAAAATGTTAAATAATCCTTTGTATGATAGTGTTGAAGATTTAAATGATGCTATTAAAAAAGAGAAAAATTTAAAAGAAGTAAAAGAAGAGAAATTAAATAGTGAAAAAGAAAAAATAAAAGAAGAAGTTAGTCAAAAACTTGACTAACTTCTAAAAAATTACTTCATTGCAGCAATTTGTTTTGCTAAATCAGCGATATCAGCATCACTTAATTTTGCAACTTGACCTTTCATAACAGCACCCATACCGTGAACATTTAAAGTTCCAGCTTTATAACCATTTAAAGATGCGATAGTTTTAGCTTCGTCCCAACCTGTGATAATTTCAGATTTTCCTAATGCTTTTTTTTCTCCGTTCGCACCATGACATGTTGCACAAGCTGCAAAAGAAGCAGCACTTAAAGAAGCAGCAGCCGCTGCAGCGATGATTGTACTTAATACGATTTTTTTCATTTTATTCTCCTTGATTTTAAGCGAAATATTTTAGCTTTTTTTTCTTTTTTTATGCTTAATATATTAGCTTTTTTTTGTAATAAACAGTATAAGTTTTACCTATTATTGTATAAAAAAAGTGAATTACTTATAAAGTCTGTATAGAGGTTATTTAAAGCAATTTTTTAATACTATATTAACTTTAAAAAAAAGGCAAATTTTGAAAGAAGAGATAGTTTTAAATATTAATAATTTAACATTTTATTATAAAAAGGAAAATCCTATATATAAGGATTTTTCTTTAGAGTTAAAAAAAGGTGAATTAGTAACTATATTTGGGAAAAGTGGAACAGGTAAAACTACACTTTTTGAGTTAATTATAGGTAGTTTAAAACCAATAAATGGAACAATACAAAAATCTAAAATAGCTATGATTTTTCAAGATCCATTTAACTCTTTTCACCCCACATACTCTATAATTGAACAAATAAAAGATGTTGTAAATAGTAATTTTGATGATGAACTACCAGAACTTTTAGAGAAATTGAGTTTAAAAGAAGAGTTGCTTTATAAAAAAACATATCAGCTAAGTGGAGGGCAACTTCAAAGATGTTCTATTTTAAGAGCAATTTTGATGAAACCAGATTTACTTTTAGTTGATGAACCAACGTCAGCTTTAGATAATATTATAGCTTATGATGTGATGAAACTGTTGGTATCTTTTTTAAAAAATAGTGCTATTTTACTTATTACCCATGACTTTGATATGGCTTCATGGTGTAGCGATAAAATTATAAGGTTAGAAGAAAATGCAAAAAAATAAAAAGGCTTTAGTTCTATTAAATATGGGTGGAGCTAGAAATAAAGATGAATTAAAAATGTTTTTAACAAATATGTTTAATGATGAAAATATTTTAACTATAAATATGGATTTTTTAAGAAGTATAATTGCAAATTTCATAGTTAAAAAAAGACTTGATAGTGCTTGGGAAAATTATGAAAAAATTGGAAATGCTTCACCAATTAATCCATTAACAGAAAAATTAGTAAATAAATGTAATGAAAAAATTGAAGAGTTTAAAACATATCAAGCTATGCGTTATACTCCTCCATTTGCAAATGAAGTTTTAGAACAAATTAAAAAAGATGGAATAAGTGAGATTTTACTACTTCCTTTATATCCACAATTTTCAACAACTACTACAAAATCGTCAGTTCAAGATTTTATAGGAAATATTCCATATGAGGGATTTACTGTAAAATATATTGAAGAGTTTTATAAAAATGATAAATTTAATGATTGTATTGTAGATGAAATAATTAGAAATATTGATGATGAAAAAGAGTATAATCTAGTATTTTCAGCACATGGATTACCACAAAAAATTGTTAAAAAAGGTGATCCATATGAAGAACAGATGAATGAACATGTGGAAATTTTATCAAAAAAACTAGATGAAAAGAAAATAAAATTTAAATCAATAAACTTAGCATATCAATCAAAAGTTGGACCTATGAAATGGCTTGAACCATCACTTGAAGATATGTTAAAGAATTTTAAAGATGAAAATGTAATTATTTATCCAATTTCATTTATAGTTGATAACTCTGAAACAGATTTTGAACTTGATATTGAATATAGAGAAATAGCACATGAATTAGGAATAAAAGAGTATAAAGTTTGTCGTTGTGTAAATGATAGTGATGGATTTATTGAAGCTATAAAGGATATTATAAAGTAATTGGAAAATTTTATGAAGAATCAAATTTTATTAGAAATAGCTAAAAAATCAATAAAAAGAAAATTTGATTCAAATATAAAAATAGATAAAGATGAACTTCTAAAAGATTTTCCCAAACTTAAAGAAATTGGTGCAACTTTTGTAACTTTAAAATTAAATAATGAATTAAGAGGTTGTATAGGAACTTTAAATGCCAAAGTTTCAATACTTGAAGATTTAATATCAAATGCCTATGGGGCGGCTTTTGAAGACCCAAGATTTTATGAATTGACAAAAGAAGAGTTTGAAAAAACAGATATTGAAATTTCTATTTTATCTTCACCTGTACAGATACAGTATACAGACATAGAAGATTTAAAATCAAAAATAAAACCAAATATTCATGGGGTGATTTTACAAAAAGATGGAAGAAGAAGTACATTTTTACCACAAGTTTGGGAACAACTTCCAATTTTTGAAGAGTTTTTTTCTCATCTTTGTTATAAAGGAAGTTTTGAAGAAAATTGTTTGGAGTTTAATCCTCAAATCTTTATTTATGAAGTTAAGAAAATAAAATGAGTTTTAAAAGTATTAGAAAAAGTGTAGTTAGCGGAAGTTTTTATCCCCATAAAAAAGAAGAGATTTTAAAATATATAAATCATTTTAATAATTTTGAAACAAATGTTGAAACTTTTGAAGATATAAAAGCTATTATTGTTCCTCACGCTGGATATATTTATAGTGGATTTACTGCAAATTTAGCTTACAAATTAGTTTCATCTTTAAAAAAAGATATAAAGAGAGTTGTTGTAATTGGTCCATCACATAGAGTTTATCTAAAAGGTGCAAGTGTTGCAATATATGATGAATTTGAAACTCCATTTGGAAATCTAAAAATTGATAAAGAGTTTTCTCAAAAATTTATAGATAAATATGATTTTTTAGAGTTTAATGTTGAGTGTGAATTTGAGCATTCAACCGAAACTCAAGCTCCATTTATAAAATATTATTTTGCTGATGTTGAATTAGTTGAGGTAGTTTATGGAGAAATTGATTATAAAGATTTATCAAAAGTTATTGATGAGGTTTTAAAAGATAAGTCTAATTTTGTAGTAATTAGCACAGATTTAAGTCATTTTTATACCCTTGAAGAAGCGCAAAAACTTGATAATATCTGTTTAGAAGCAATAGATAAAAAAGATTTAAAACTTTTTGATTATTGTGAAGCTTGTGGAAAAATAGGAGTTAAAGAAATAATTAATTGGGCAATAAAAAATAATTTTGATACAAAAGTATTAAATTATTGTACAAGTGCCGATGTAACAAAAGATAAAAGTAGGGTTGTTGGATATACATCAGCTCTCATAGGAAGATAAATGTTTACAGTTAAAAAAATTATTTCAGCTTTTTTGTTGCCAATTCCTATTGGAATTTTTTTACTTTTTATGGCTTTTATTTATTTGATGTTTAATTCATATAAAAAAGCAAAAATATTTTTGTTTTTAGGTTTATCTTGGTTTGTACTTTTATCATTTCAACCAATTTCAAATGCTATTTTAGCTCCACTTGAAAATTCCCATAAAGCTTTGATTGAAACGCCAAAGGTAAATTATATTTTAGTTTTAGGAAGCGGTCATAAGAGTGATGAGAATTTAAGTATAACTTCACAGATAAAAATGGTAGCTATAAACAGGCTTGTTGAGGGAATAAGGCATTATAAAAATCTTGAAAATGTAAAATTAATAGTTTCAGGATATAGTTTTAGTGATAAAAACTCTCATGCTTTTATGCAAGAAAAACTAGCTATTTCTTTGGGTGTAAATCCAAATGACATTATAAGGCTTGATTCCCCACGAGATACGAAAGAAGAAGCAATTGAAGCTAAAAAAATAGTTGGAAATAATGAGCTTATTTTAGTAACTTCAGCTTCTCATATGAAACGCTCTGTTTTACTTTTTGAAAAAGAGGGCTTAAATGTAATAGCAAGTCCAACAAATCATCTAGCTTATAAAGATGATTCTTATAGTGCTTACTTTTCAGCTAAAAATATTAGAAAAGTTGAAATGGCAATACATGAATATCTAGGATTATTGTACTCATTTTTAAGAAAAGAGATTTGATATAAAATTAATCCAATATCTGATAATATTGCAACAAAGTTGCAAATAAAGGTTTTTAGTGGAATTAATAACTATAAGTAATCTATCTTATAAATATCATAAAACAGAAGTATTAGAAAATATAAATTTAAAGATAAATAACGATGATTTTTTAGCAATAATTGGTCCAAATGGTGGAGGAAAATCTACTTTATTGAAACTAATTTTAGGATTGCTAACTACACAAGATGGAAATATAGAAAAAAAAATAAAAAATAATCAAGTGGGATATGTACCTCAAAATACAAATTTAAATATAGATTTTCCTATTACTGCTTTAGAAATAGTTTTAATGGGACATATAAGTTCAAAAAAAAGGTTGTTTGGATATTCAAAGGAAGATATAGCTTGTGCCATGGCTTCTTTAAAACAAGTGGGAATGAAAGAGTTTGCAAATAGGAAAGTTGGTGATTTAAGTGGAGGTCAAAGGCAAAGGGTTTTTATAGCACGAGCTTTATGTTCAAATCCAAAAGTTATGTTACTTGATGAACCAACTGCAAGCATTGATGTAAAAGGTCAAAGGGAGATTTATGAGTTATTAAAAGAGCTTAATAAATCTATTTGCATAGTGGTTGTTAGTCATGATATTTCAGTTTTATTAAACTATGCAAAAAATGTTGCCCATATAAATAAAAACTTAGTTTATCACTCTTTAGAAAATATAGAAAAAAATATAAATACACAAAATGATCATTTATGCGAAGTAGAACTTTTATCAGCTTTAGGTAAATCTCATGTTTGTTGTGATCATACTCATTAAGGTTAAGAATGTTAGAAGTTTTACAATATAATTTTATTCAAAATGCTTTAATAGCAGGAGTATTAATCTCAATAGCAGCAGGAATTATAGGAAGTTTAGTAGTTGTAAACAAGATTACATTTTTAACAGGTGGAATTGCACATAGCTCTTATGGAGGAATTGGTCTTGCTATTTATTTAGGAATTCCTGTACTTTTTGGAGCAACAGTGTTTGCTGTTATAACTGCAATTATAATTGCAATAATAACTTTAAAAAATAGAACACGAATAGATGCAATTATAGGTATGATGTGGGCAAGTGGAATGGCTATTGGTATTATCTTTGTGGATTTAACACCTGGATATAATGTGGATTTAATGTCATATTTATTTGGAAGTATAGTTGCTGTTTCAAATGAAGATATTTATTATATGACTATTTTAGATATATTTATTATAGGAATAGTTGTTTATTTTTATAAAGAGATTTTAGCAGTCTCTTATGATAGTGAATTTGCAAGTTTACGTGGAATAAATGTAAAGTTTTTTTATACTTTGATTTTAATTTTAGCAGCTTTATGTGTAGTTGCTGCAATTAAAGCTGTGGGATTAATCCTTGTAATTGCACTTTTAACAATACCTACATATCTTGCGGAAACTTTTGCTTCAAAACTTTCAAGTATGATGATAATAAGTTCTATTTTAGCTACAATTTTTACTATTTTAGGACTTGTTGTTTCATATCTTTATGATATTAGCTCGGGTGCGAGTATTATTATGGTTGCTGTTTTGGTTTTGGCTGTTGTAAAAGTTCTAAAAATGAAAAAATAATTTTTTATTAGTATTTAGTTATAATAAAATTTAGAATTAATTTTATTTTATATTCAAATATATTTTAAGGGGCTTTATTGTTAAAAAATATTTCTATGAGTTTAGGATTTTTATTTCTTGGTTATGTTGTAATCACTTATGAAAATTTTACTGTACTTTTAAGTGGAATTGCTATTTTTATTATTGGTATGTTCTTTATGCAAGATGGTTTTAAACAACTATCCGGAGGTCTTTTAGAAAGACTTTTACAAAAGTTTACTTATAATAGTTTTTATGCAATTGCAACTGGTCTTGTAGCAACTTCAATAGTTCAAAGTTCAACAATAACAACACTTCTTACTATATCTTTTGTAGGTGCTGAATTAATTACTTTAGTTCAAGGAATTGGAGTAATATTTGGATCAAA
Coding sequences:
- a CDS encoding c-type cytochrome produces the protein MKKIVLSTIIAAAAAASLSAASFAACATCHGANGEKKALGKSEIITGWDEAKTIASLNGYKAGTLNVHGMGAVMKGQVAKLSDADIADLAKQIAAMK
- the hemH gene encoding ferrochelatase, which codes for MQKNKKALVLLNMGGARNKDELKMFLTNMFNDENILTINMDFLRSIIANFIVKKRLDSAWENYEKIGNASPINPLTEKLVNKCNEKIEEFKTYQAMRYTPPFANEVLEQIKKDGISEILLLPLYPQFSTTTTKSSVQDFIGNIPYEGFTVKYIEEFYKNDKFNDCIVDEIIRNIDDEKEYNLVFSAHGLPQKIVKKGDPYEEQMNEHVEILSKKLDEKKIKFKSINLAYQSKVGPMKWLEPSLEDMLKNFKDENVIIYPISFIVDNSETDFELDIEYREIAHELGIKEYKVCRCVNDSDGFIEAIKDIIK
- a CDS encoding heavy metal translocating P-type ATPase gives rise to the protein MSKIKCNHCHLEFEENIMIKENDLNFCCKGCQGVYHLLKNDGLDSFYEKLGNKTIAPPIELNNDDISKFDSLNFLDNYVSATNEGFSQIDLIIEGIHCAACIWLNEKILYDTKGIVEANINFTTNKARIIWDDEKLKLSEIILKIRSIGYNAYAYDSSVADVQASKAKRDYFIRMMVAVVCSMNIMMLSVAKYTGFFTGISKEVKDMIHIGEFLLSTPVLFYSGWIFFKGAYYGLKNRMINMDFLVATGATSTYIYSLFILFGAKGESYFDSVSMIITFVLVGKYLEVIGKKSAIDTLDKIKSTLPLEAVVIKDNQRKVVALNSLNIGDIIEIKAGEKVPVDGKIVFGSGSFDESTLTGESIPIYKKVNDTVYSGTINIDSLVQFEVTKSFKNSTFSSIVALLEDSLNSKPAIQTKAAEISKGFSITILSLAFATFVVWYFFGLDLGFDYEGTDTFERSFIVAVSVVVIACPCALALATPMASLIGISELAKKGLLFKEAKFIETLASANCVVFDKTGTLTKGELSVVKARFLDENIYKIQLLYSLLNASKHPVSISIKKYLESKYENLEIKNLQNVKNIEAKGMSAIYKNIEDKEFEIIGGNVELLREFEINYKFDSSKTVYLFAINKKVIATFELEDKIKDDAKEIIEYLQNKNIDVVMLTGDNEQVASKIAKELNIKKYFAKQTPVSKANFIKELKKENKIVVMVGDGVNDSVALTNSDVAVAMGSSADISLAVSDIVLLNSTLKSLKEAFEISNKTYKYIKQNLSLSIIYNIVTIPLAMAGYVIPLIAALSMSLSSLMVVLNSLRIKMK
- the amrA gene encoding AmmeMemoRadiSam system protein A, which translates into the protein MKNQILLEIAKKSIKRKFDSNIKIDKDELLKDFPKLKEIGATFVTLKLNNELRGCIGTLNAKVSILEDLISNAYGAAFEDPRFYELTKEEFEKTDIEISILSSPVQIQYTDIEDLKSKIKPNIHGVILQKDGRRSTFLPQVWEQLPIFEEFFSHLCYKGSFEENCLEFNPQIFIYEVKKIK
- a CDS encoding ATP-binding cassette domain-containing protein — protein: MKEEIVLNINNLTFYYKKENPIYKDFSLELKKGELVTIFGKSGTGKTTLFELIIGSLKPINGTIQKSKIAMIFQDPFNSFHPTYSIIEQIKDVVNSNFDDELPELLEKLSLKEELLYKKTYQLSGGQLQRCSILRAILMKPDLLLVDEPTSALDNIIAYDVMKLLVSFLKNSAILLITHDFDMASWCSDKIIRLEENAKK
- the ccoS gene encoding cbb3-type cytochrome oxidase assembly protein CcoS; the protein is MINDTLFFMLIVGIIISAGLLLLFIWAARSGQFDDANKMLNNPLYDSVEDLNDAIKKEKNLKEVKEEKLNSEKEKIKEEVSQKLD